The following coding sequences are from one uncultured Desulfobacter sp. window:
- a CDS encoding biopolymer transporter ExbD: MRRNLYTQQQFDNIDVSPLLDVAWTLLVVFIIAVTASVQGIKVNLPKASDVPSLTKPKTKAITIDNRGQMYLDAFPVTMAELETNLRALKAVDPNFPVVIKGDAKIFYQNVMDVLDLCNRLEITQLGLVTQRLVK; the protein is encoded by the coding sequence ATGAGACGCAACCTGTATACCCAGCAGCAGTTTGACAATATTGACGTAAGTCCCTTGCTGGATGTGGCCTGGACTTTATTGGTGGTGTTCATTATCGCGGTGACGGCATCGGTGCAGGGCATTAAGGTCAATCTGCCCAAGGCAAGCGATGTTCCCAGCCTGACAAAACCCAAAACCAAAGCCATTACCATTGATAATCGAGGGCAGATGTATCTGGATGCCTTTCCTGTAACCATGGCGGAACTTGAAACCAATCTGCGGGCGCTCAAGGCTGTGGACCCCAATTTCCCGGTGGTGATTAAAGGGGATGCCAAGATTTTTTACCAGAATGTTATGGATGTACTGGATCTGTGCAACAGGCTTGAGATTACACAATTGGGGCTTGTGACCCAGCGACTGGTAAAATGA
- a CDS encoding TonB family protein, producing the protein MNRTTKNRVMAAAVAAVVVICMVILAVFVFNMLLKEDQGKKKRQIQKITLVKPPPPKPKEKLPEPEIKKQEEVIEPEPAEQPPDDMKDLGEDDAPVGDDLGLDADGSGGGDGFGLKAKKGGRSLIDGGKIGGGGSLLRQYSWYTQILQDEIRQKVNKILEENDEIPPGRHRMMLRIRLDDIGNIVSLSVFQSSGNGKVDNMVEQAITGFKVSETPPEKMPRAMKIKVTFKS; encoded by the coding sequence ATGAACCGCACAACGAAAAATAGAGTAATGGCGGCAGCCGTTGCCGCTGTGGTGGTAATCTGTATGGTCATCCTGGCGGTTTTTGTCTTTAACATGCTGCTCAAAGAGGACCAGGGAAAAAAGAAACGGCAGATTCAAAAAATTACCCTGGTAAAACCGCCGCCGCCAAAACCAAAAGAGAAGCTGCCCGAGCCTGAAATAAAAAAACAGGAAGAGGTGATTGAGCCTGAGCCTGCTGAGCAGCCGCCGGATGACATGAAGGATCTTGGGGAGGACGATGCCCCTGTCGGAGATGATCTCGGGCTTGATGCCGACGGTTCAGGCGGGGGAGACGGCTTTGGTCTTAAGGCAAAAAAAGGGGGGCGCTCCCTGATTGACGGCGGAAAAATCGGCGGGGGGGGCAGTCTGCTTCGCCAGTATTCCTGGTATACCCAAATCCTCCAGGACGAGATCCGGCAAAAGGTCAATAAAATTTTGGAAGAAAATGATGAAATTCCACCGGGCAGGCATCGAATGATGTTGAGAATACGGCTGGATGACATCGGAAACATTGTTTCTTTGTCGGTGTTTCAGTCATCGGGGAACGGTAAAGTGGATAACATGGTAGAACAGGCAATTACCGGATTTAAAGTCAGTGAGACACCACCGGAAAAGATGCCTAGGGCAATGAAAATAAAGGTAACCTTTAAGAGCTGA
- a CDS encoding MotA/TolQ/ExbB proton channel family protein: MRISVLMLVLSWSMTLVSAHAWWNEQWTLRKKISIDTASQAGGIKQNLADFPVLIRLHSGNFDFTKVKENGEDLRFVDADDKTLLKHHIEMFDAFDEIALVWVKVPAVSAGTVPGAIWLYYGNIEAAAADDPANTFDTLYQGVYHFNGLEGLPKDSTSYGIEPAEYTGGLGLAGVIGNGATFSGAGSVLRLADNPAFNFSTGLTVSFWIKINEIQEDAVLFSRGGEDSEIALGLGPDGLFAGITAEGSVYQTEPAMAVSVGEWHHVGLVLSATGQMDLYVDGESGQPLKTGIAPSHFSGPLSFGSDIQGNRSFMGDMDELRITGAPRTADWIKAGFISQGPAGNFAVVALEELNEAASGMPVFYLATIFQNITLDGLVVIGILIAMGAASWVVMIMKGFFLWNTSKGNKAFMEKYDALEAPMALEDQSDLFVGSGLYNIYNAGCISLKELAGIKKSTQETLYEDDGNNVPPPKPSLSAKAVESVKTVLERGLNDELSRLNAWMIVLILCISGGPFLGLLGTVWGVMNTFAAMAEAGEANIMAIAPGVASALATTVFGLLVAIPALFGYNFLTGRIRTITAQSGLFVDQFGLKVDAAYGEEK; encoded by the coding sequence GTGAGAATATCGGTTTTGATGTTGGTGCTGTCATGGTCCATGACCTTGGTCAGCGCGCATGCCTGGTGGAATGAACAGTGGACGCTGCGCAAAAAAATTTCAATTGATACGGCGTCCCAGGCCGGCGGTATCAAACAGAACCTGGCGGATTTTCCTGTTTTGATTCGCCTGCATTCCGGGAATTTTGATTTTACAAAGGTTAAGGAGAACGGTGAAGATTTAAGGTTTGTGGACGCCGATGACAAAACATTGCTCAAGCATCATATTGAAATGTTTGATGCCTTTGATGAGATTGCCCTGGTCTGGGTTAAAGTCCCTGCGGTTTCTGCAGGAACTGTTCCCGGGGCCATCTGGCTCTATTATGGCAATATAGAGGCTGCTGCGGCAGATGATCCGGCCAACACCTTTGATACCCTCTACCAGGGGGTCTATCATTTTAACGGGCTTGAAGGCCTTCCCAAGGATTCAACCAGTTACGGGATAGAGCCAGCTGAATATACAGGCGGCTTGGGCCTTGCCGGCGTGATCGGAAACGGGGCCACATTCAGCGGCGCCGGCAGTGTGTTGCGACTTGCCGACAATCCTGCGTTTAATTTTTCGACCGGTCTTACGGTCTCTTTCTGGATTAAAATAAATGAGATCCAGGAAGATGCGGTCCTGTTTTCCAGGGGGGGCGAAGATTCGGAAATTGCACTGGGGCTAGGACCGGACGGTTTATTTGCCGGTATCACGGCCGAAGGTAGTGTTTATCAGACCGAGCCGGCCATGGCGGTATCCGTGGGCGAATGGCATCATGTTGGCCTTGTTCTTTCGGCAACCGGACAGATGGATCTCTATGTGGACGGAGAATCAGGGCAGCCTTTGAAGACCGGAATTGCCCCTTCCCATTTCAGTGGTCCGCTCAGCTTTGGCTCGGATATCCAGGGTAATCGTTCTTTCATGGGGGATATGGATGAGTTGAGAATAACCGGCGCCCCCCGTACTGCAGACTGGATCAAGGCCGGGTTTATCTCCCAGGGACCGGCCGGAAACTTTGCCGTTGTTGCCCTTGAAGAATTAAATGAAGCGGCGTCCGGTATGCCGGTTTTCTACCTGGCCACCATTTTTCAGAATATCACCCTGGACGGTCTGGTGGTCATCGGTATTCTTATCGCCATGGGAGCCGCATCCTGGGTGGTCATGATTATGAAAGGGTTCTTTTTGTGGAATACATCCAAGGGAAATAAGGCGTTTATGGAAAAATATGATGCCCTGGAAGCGCCCATGGCCCTGGAAGACCAATCAGACCTGTTTGTAGGGTCCGGGCTCTACAACATATATAACGCCGGGTGCATCAGCCTTAAGGAACTGGCAGGGATCAAAAAGAGTACACAAGAAACCCTGTATGAAGATGATGGAAATAATGTACCTCCGCCAAAACCGTCCCTTTCCGCCAAGGCCGTGGAAAGTGTCAAAACCGTTCTTGAGCGGGGGCTCAATGACGAGTTGAGCCGGCTCAATGCCTGGATGATTGTTCTGATTCTGTGTATCTCCGGCGGTCCTTTTCTAGGGCTTTTGGGAACGGTCTGGGGGGTTATGAACACCTTTGCCGCCATGGCAGAAGCCGGAGAAGCCAATATTATGGCCATTGCACCTGGTGTCGCATCCGCGCTTGCCACAACGGTATTTGGGCTCCTTGTCGCAATTCCGGCGTTATTTGGTTACAACTTTCTGACAGGCCGGATTCGCACCATAACCGCCCAAAGCGGGCTGTTCGTAGATCAATTCGGCCTGAAAGTTGATGCGGCTTACGGGGAGGAAAAATGA
- a CDS encoding putative porin has product MKKMTQHNKNKKESFRIVPAAAICCLLVGFLWAFCVLPAMAKEETIPNGSFDTTEALIQLLKEKGVINDKEALSFLDRHRKKARSTGQTITISSPDDQEAYLQQLSKDATQKVTNDLNNLKENYEYRSQDLIKKNILLEREVARLEEIVTEEQMPALQKSSWAQRIKFGGDIRVRHESVMYDPDNAKDIMDVNDPGTNNNINTTNDQHRQRVRLRFGVKAKLIDQTEKNVGKVEAGMRVATGSVGNPVSTNHTLGHESNSRSDIVLDRAYVNWKYKPREEIWGGKLPQISLTGGIMENPWLSSNLIWDSDLGFEGVALNFVTDTLERNPFQAFVTMGYFPLEESEWSQDDKFMLGGQIGFSHRPWYGWKYKLAAAYYDYNNVSGQAVTGYQTTATRRLVESMSPKYMQGGNSTFTMDQTTLGTGEERQEDLGLLAEFRLLSLSARLVNSLYFPIQVQLYADWVKNLAYDAQEMADKLGGLYTKEQVEEDSGDTGYQVGVKVGYLKPRERWEWNVSLAYRYLESDAVLDAFTDSDFHQGGTNAQGWILGLELGLYHNLWLKARWMTSDEITNMENSDDQDSDFSVDTLQIDLNAAF; this is encoded by the coding sequence ATGAAAAAAATGACGCAACATAACAAAAACAAAAAAGAATCGTTTCGAATCGTGCCGGCTGCTGCGATCTGCTGTCTTTTAGTTGGATTTCTATGGGCTTTCTGTGTTTTGCCTGCCATGGCCAAAGAAGAGACTATTCCCAATGGCAGTTTTGATACCACCGAGGCCCTGATCCAGTTGTTAAAGGAAAAAGGAGTCATCAATGATAAAGAAGCGTTAAGTTTTCTTGATAGGCATCGGAAGAAAGCCAGGTCAACGGGTCAGACCATTACGATTTCTTCTCCGGATGATCAGGAGGCGTATTTACAGCAGTTGTCCAAGGATGCCACGCAAAAGGTTACCAATGATTTGAATAATCTCAAGGAAAATTATGAATACCGGTCCCAGGATTTAATCAAAAAAAATATTCTTCTGGAGCGTGAGGTGGCCCGGCTTGAGGAGATTGTAACCGAAGAACAGATGCCTGCCCTGCAAAAATCTTCATGGGCCCAGAGAATTAAATTTGGCGGCGATATCAGAGTGCGTCATGAGTCTGTGATGTATGACCCGGATAATGCAAAGGATATTATGGATGTTAACGACCCTGGTACAAACAATAATATTAATACCACCAATGATCAGCATCGCCAGCGTGTCCGCCTGAGATTCGGGGTTAAAGCCAAGCTTATTGATCAGACAGAGAAAAATGTGGGAAAGGTGGAGGCCGGCATGCGTGTGGCCACAGGAAGCGTTGGAAATCCGGTATCCACGAACCATACCCTGGGGCATGAAAGTAACAGCAGGTCGGATATTGTTTTAGACCGGGCGTATGTGAACTGGAAATATAAGCCCAGAGAAGAGATATGGGGGGGTAAATTGCCCCAGATCTCTTTGACCGGCGGTATCATGGAAAATCCCTGGTTGTCCTCTAATTTAATCTGGGACAGTGATCTGGGTTTTGAAGGCGTTGCGCTGAATTTTGTGACGGATACCCTTGAACGCAATCCGTTTCAAGCGTTTGTAACCATGGGGTATTTCCCCCTTGAAGAATCAGAGTGGAGCCAGGATGACAAGTTTATGCTGGGTGGACAGATTGGGTTCAGCCATCGTCCCTGGTATGGATGGAAATATAAACTGGCTGCCGCATATTATGATTATAATAATGTTTCCGGCCAGGCGGTTACAGGGTATCAAACCACGGCCACCAGGCGTCTGGTTGAGTCCATGTCTCCCAAATACATGCAAGGGGGCAACAGTACCTTTACAATGGATCAAACCACCCTTGGTACCGGCGAAGAACGGCAGGAAGATCTAGGTCTTTTGGCCGAGTTTAGATTGCTTAGTCTGTCAGCCCGTCTGGTGAACAGCCTTTATTTTCCTATTCAGGTTCAATTGTATGCAGACTGGGTGAAAAACCTGGCCTATGACGCCCAGGAGATGGCTGACAAGCTTGGGGGGCTTTACACAAAAGAACAAGTTGAGGAAGATTCCGGAGATACCGGTTATCAGGTCGGTGTAAAAGTAGGGTATCTCAAGCCCAGGGAAAGATGGGAGTGGAATGTCTCTTTGGCGTATCGCTATCTTGAAAGCGATGCAGTCCTGGATGCATTTACGGATTCGGATTTTCATCAAGGCGGCACCAATGCCCAGGGGTGGATACTCGGCCTAGAACTTGGGCTTTATCACAATCTGTGGCTTAAAGCCCGCTGGATGACATCAGATGAGATTACCAATATGGAGAACAGTGATGATCAAGACAGTGACTTTTCCGTTGATACGCTTCAAATTGATCTGAATGCTGCCTTTTAG